The region GGGTCTGTTAAACAGATACTTCGGCTAATAAACAGCCGCTGTCCGGCTTATGACTTTTACAGAATCAGGAGAAGATCGCGATCTTCTCCTTTTTATTTTCTACTGCATGCGGCAATTGTCATAGAATCTTCATAATTAAAGCCTTGAACCCATTATCCATCTGTGCTAGACTAAGCACGAAAATGCTTGAAAAAATACCTGCTGTGGGAGGTCCTATTATTGATACAGAATGTCCTTTGTTTTCTTGAAGAATCCGCAGAAGCCTATCCCCATAAAACGGCTTTTGCCGATGAACATACAAGCCTTACCTACCGCCGGCTGTCAGACCTGTCCATGAGAATCGGCAGTGTTTTGGGACAGAAAACAGGCCCGCGCCGCCCTGTTCCCGTGCTGGCAGAGAAGAATGTATTTACCCTGACCGCCTTTATGGGCATTGTCCGGGCGGGCTGTTTTTATGTCTTCCTGGACGCAGGCCAGCCGGCCGAACGTCTGAACCGGATTCTGGACACCCTGCAGGCGGACCTTATGATTGCAGATAAGGAAAGCCTTAGTCTGGCCGGCCCTGTCTCCTTTTCAGGGGAGATACTCCCCCTGGAGGACTTAATGTCTCTTCCGGATGACGCCCTGAATCCCGGTCTCCTTGCATCCATCCGCAGACAGTCCACAGATACGGATCCTCTGTACGGTATCTTTACCTCCGGCTCCACCGGCGTACCCAAGGGTGTGGTGGCAAGCCACCGCTCCGTCATTGATTTTATCGGGCATTTTACGGACCTGTTCCATATAACACAGGATGATATCATCGGCAACCAGGCGCCCTTTGACTTTGACGTATCCGTAAAGGACATCTACTCTGCCCTTAAAACAGGAGCCACACTGGAGGTCATTCCAAAGAAACTGTTTTCCATCCCCACCGGCCTTCTGGACTACCTGTGTGACAGGAAAATCACCACGGCCATATGGGCTGTTTCCGCCCTGTGCATCATCACCACCCTGAAAGGCTTTACCTACCGCGTGCCCTCTCATCTGAATAAGATTCTCTTCAGCGGGGAGGTCATGCCGGTAAAGCATCTGAACACCTGGCGCAGCTGCCTGCCAAAGGCCCTGTTTGTAAATCTGTACGGCCCCACGGAGATTACCTGCAACTGCACCTACTATGTGGTGGACCGGGAATTTGAACCCGGAACGCCCATTCCCATCGGGAGGCCATTTCCCAACGAAACAGTATTTCTTCTGGATGAAAATAACAGGCTGATTACAGAGCCCGGGCAAAACGGCGAACTCTGTGTGGCGGGAACCGCGCTGGCTCTGGGCTACTACAGGGATCCGCGGCGCACTGCCATGGCCTTTGTCCAGAACCCCCTCAATTCCTGCTATCCTGAGACCATATACAGGACCGGCGACCTGGCCTGCTACGGCAGGGACGGGCTTCTGTATTTCAACGGCCGTAAGGATTTTCAAATCAAGCACATGGGACACCGGATCGAGCTTGGCGAGATTGAGGCGGCCCTGGAAACCGTGGAGGGCGTGGACAGGGCGGTATGCCTGTTCCTGGAAGAAAAAAATAAAATCGCGGCCTTCTATGAGGGTACCGCAGTCAAAAGGGACATTGCCATTGGCCTGGAATCTCTTCTGCCGCACTACATGTTTCCCAATTTATACAGAAACCTGACGGAACTTCCCCGTACCGGGAACGGCAAAGTGGACCGGCAGGCGCTCAGGAGGCTCTATGGATAACAATATATTGCAGGAAGCTGCCCGGACATACAATACGCCGTGTTATATATTTGATTTAGACGCGTTTATCTCGCGCATCCGGCGCATGGAACAGCTCCTCGGAAAACAGGTGAACATCTATTACGCCATGAAGGCCAACCCATTCCTGACAGCTGCCGCTGCCCGGGCTGCCGGCGGCCTGGAGGTCTGTTCCCCAGGAGAGTATGATATCTGCCGCCGCGCCCGTGTGCCGGCCCAAAAAATAGTCCTCTCCGGGGTCAATAAGGAGGAAGCCCACATCCGTTGGGTCATGGCGGAGCAGGGAGCCGGCACTTACACCGCTGAATCCTTAAATCAGCTCAGTCTTTTGGAAACCTGTGCCGCAGCAGCAGGCCGTACCGGGGTCAGGGTGCTGGTCCGCCTGACCAGCGGCAACCAGTTTGGCATGGACGAGGAGGATATCCTTGCCTCAATCCGTAACCGGGGCTGCTATCCCCATCTGGACCTGGCAGGCCTCCAGTACTATTCCGGAACCCAGAAAAGGGGAATGGAAAAGATAAAAAAAGAGCTGGAAAAACTGGATTCATTTCTGGTTTTTGTCAGGGAACATATGAATTTTGAGTTCCGGGAGCTGGAATATGGCCCCGGTTTCCAGATACCTTATTTTGAAGGACAGGAGCAGACGGACGAAGAAACTCTTTTGCAAGAATTCAAAAAAATTCTTGATTCCCTGAATTTCAAAGGTATCATTTTTCTCGAGGCAGGCCGTTTCCTGGCCGCTCCCTGCGGCAGCTATCTGACCCGTGTGGCGGACGCAAAACGCTGCCAGGGACAGAATTACTGCATTGTGGACGGCGGCATTAACCACGTAAACTACTATGGCCAGACCATGGCCATGAAGGTGCCAGCTTACCGGTATCTGCCTCAGGACAATCCGGCCCGGCCCCCCGCGTCCCAAACCTCCGGCGATCGGTGGACCGTGTGCGGCTCTCTCTGCACATCGGGAGACATACTTGTAAAAAATCTTCCCCTGGAGGGCCTGATGACAGGGGATTTGCTGGTATTTGACCGCATTGGCGCTTATTCCGTTACCGAAGGCATTTATCTTTTTCTGAGCCGTCAGCTTCCCGTAGTCCTCACCTACACACTGAAACAGGGGCTTTCCCTGGTGCGGGACGCCTTCCCCACGGATATACTCAACGACGGCTTTGCCATGGAACTATATCAAGCACAAATCGGTTTTCAGGGATGCGGTGACAACACATAAACACATAAAAGGAGAACAATAAAATGGATGAATTATTAGAACTGTTAGAAGACATAAAACCGACGGTGGATTTCAGGACATGCACGGGCCTGATTGACGACGGGTATCTGGATTCCTTTGATATCCTGTCCATTGTCAGCGAGCTGAACGATGCATTTGGAATCGAGATATCTCCGGTGGACATTATTCCGGAGAATTTCAACTCTGCCCAGGCCCTCTGGGACATGGTAGAGCGCCTTAAGGACAATTAGAGGGGTATGTCATGTCTTTTCTTTCAATGAAGTTCCTGCTGTTTCTGGCCGCGGCAGTGGCAGGATATTATGTGATACCAAGACAGCTCCAATGGGTATGGCTGCTCATATTCAGCTATATATTCTATCTGGCCTCCGGCCCGGCGGCGGCAGTGTTCATCCTGACCACTACCGTCACTACCTTTCTGGGTGGACTGTGTCTGGAGCACACGGACCGCGCTCTAAAGCGCGCCCTGCGCCCCGACGATCCTCTCCACCCCCTTTCCACGGACGAAAAAAAAGCCTTAAAGGAGCGCTTCAAACAACGCAAGAAATGGATTGCCGCTCTGGTCCTCCTCATAAACTTCGGTATCCTGGCAGCATTAAAATACCGCAATTTTGCTGCGGATAACATGAACCTTCTCTTCGGCACCCATTTTTCCCCGGCAAAGCTTCTGCTGCCGCTGGGAATATCCTTTTATACCTTCCAGTCCATGGGGTATCTCATCGACGTGTACAGAGGCAAATACGCTCCGGACCGGAATCCTTTCCGTTTTGCCCTCTTTGTCTCCTTCTTTCCCCAGATTCTGCAGGGGCCCATTGGACGGTACGACCGTCTGGCATCACAGCTATACGGGCAGAAACGCTTCAGCCTCACCCGGATAGAGAGGGGACTTCAGCTCATGCTCTGGGGCTATTTCAAGAAAATCGTCATAGCGGACAGGGCCGCTGTGGTTGTCAGTGAAGTATTCGGCAATTACCAGTCCTATCACGGCATCCTGGTGATAGCCGGCGTACTGTGCTATTCCCTTCAGCTCTACGGCGATTTCTCTGGCGGCATGGATGTAGTCATGGGCGCCGCGGAGTGCTTTGGCATATCCCTGGACGCCAATTTTAAGCGCCCTTATTTTGCACGGTCCATATCAGACTTCTGGCACCGCTGGCATATCACACTGGGCACCTGGATGAAGGACTATGTGTTCTATCCCTTTTCTCTTTCAAAGGGCATGAACAAATTAGGAAAATACTGCAAAAAACATTTTGGAAAGCATGTAAGCCGGGTACTGCCTGTGTGTATCGCCAATCTGCTGGTATTCTTTCTGGTAGGCGTCTGGCACGGGCCTGCCTGGAAATTCATTGTCTACGGACTCTATAACGGAATCATCATTGCGGCCGGCAATCTATTGGCCCCCATTTACACACAAATGGCCCGGAAACTGCATATACCGGCTGAATCCAGCCCCTGGACCGCGGTCCGGATTTTAAGGACCTTCCTTCTTGTAAATATCAGCTGGTATTTTGACATGGCAGAAAGTTTGGGAGCCGCATTGGCCATGATGAAGAATACCGTTGCCGGCTTTACCCTGTCCGCCCTAACGGACGGCAGCCTTCTGAGGCTGGGTCTGGATCTCAAGGACTGTGGGGCCCTGGCCCTTTCCTGCGTGGTCCTGTTCACAGTCAGCCTTCTCCAGGAAAACCATGTCAGCATGCGGGATGCCCTGGCTGCAAAGCCCCTGGCCGCCAGATGGTGCGTCTATCTGATGCTGCTCTTTTCCATACCGCTACTGGGCCAGATTACCATGACAGGAGGAGGTTTTATATATGCGCAATTCTGACCAAATGACGGACCGGTTTCACAAACAGTTCCCAGGGTGGCTGAGAGCCATCCTGTTTCTGGCTCTGTGCGTATGCATCACGGCAGCCCTCAACTATGGTTTTATACCCCCAAGCTCTGTGAGAATCAACCTTCATAACCTTAGAAACGGCGAAACATACGACACGATTTTCATTGGCACCTCCCATGGGCAGTATGGCATTGATCCCTTCTGTGTGGATGCTGCCTCCGGCGGCAGCTCCGTCAGTCTCTGCATGGCGGACGCCTACCCTGACGATATGTACCACATGCTGCGGCTGGCCTGTGAAACCCAGTCGCCTTCCCGCGTTGTATACGAGCTGGACCCCTCATACTGGATGAATGAACAGCGAAGCGGTTCCACCCAGATTTTCTTCTATCAGGAGTTCCCTGCCTCCAGGTCAAAGGCTTCCTACTTCCTGGACAAAATCATAAATCTGGATTTCCGTTCTGCACTGGCCCCATGGAGCTACTACCGCAACCTCATAGGCCAGGTACCGGACCATATACGCCGCAGGCAAAGCCCTTCCTATAAAAACTACGACCCGTCCGCCCTGGAAATCCCCGGGGGCCATTACGCGGGCCGCGGCTTCATCTACCGGGACCGTGTGGAGGGCGAGGATAAAGGCACCTTCAACAACATTCCCTGGGATGAGAGCCAGGTAAAGCCCAAGGCAGAGCTTTACTTTAACCGCATAGCAGAGTTCTGCCGGAAAAACGGCATTGAACTTACTGTCATCACCACCCCTGTCCCACAGAAAACCCTGGATGCGTTTGCCGGTTCCTATGGGCAGTCCCACCAGTATTTCAAAAACCTCTTAGAAGGCTGGGGCCTGGAATATTATAACTTCAATTATATGAAGCCTGAACTTATGGATCGCGGTATGGAGGGGTACTGGGACTACGACGGCCACATGGACGGCATCAAAGCGCAGGAATTCAGCACCCTGTTAGGCCGCTTACTGGGCAGCCTGGACCAGGGTAATTTAAAATACAATGAATTTTTCTCAAATACCTATTGACAAATTCCTTTAAGTAGTTTATATTAATATCAGTAACAATTACTATTATTAATTTAGCAAATAAATGAATCCCTGGTGATTCACATTAAGCTCTATAAAGGAAAAGGAGAATATTGATTATGAAGAAATGGGTATGTACAGTTTGCGGTTATGTTTACGAGGGAGAGAATGCACCTGAGAAATGTCCACAGTGCGGAGTTCCGGCTTCCAAGTTCAAGGAGCAGGCTTCCGAGGGAATGGCATGGGCATGCGAGCATGAGGTTGGCGTGGCTCAGGGCGCTCCTGAAGATATCATGATGGATTTAAGAGCTAACTTTGAAGGCGAATGCTCCGAGGTGGGCATGTACCTGGCTATGTCAAGGGTTGCTCACAGAGAAGGCTATCCTGAGATTGGCATGTACTGGGCCAAGGCTGCTTTTGAGGAAGCAGAGCACGCAGCCAAGTTTGCCGAGCTGTTAGGCGAGGTTGTCACCTCCTCCACCAAGAAGAACCTGGAGATGAGAGTTGCAGCTGAGAACGGCGCTACCGCAGGCAAGTTCGACCTGGCCAAGAGAGCAAAGGCTCTGAACCTGGACGCAATCCATGACACTGTTCATGAGATGGCTAAGGATGAGGCCCGTCACGGCAAGGCATTTGAGGGTCTGTTAAACAGATATTTCGGCTAATTTGACATAGAATCAATTTTACCCTCCAAGCCAGGAATGCAGGCGGTCTCCCCAGGGCTGCCTGTATTCTTATCTGGCATAGCTGAACAGCTGTAAAATTATTGATTTTTAGATTGAATTTCTGTAAATAACAGGATACAATAGTTTATAGGTAGTAAAAAACGAAACAAAAGAGAAAGGTGAGGTACAATTTATGGCATCAAAATACGCAGGAACCAAAACGGAACAGAACTTAAAGGACGCATTTTCAGGCGAGTCCCAGGCACGCAACAAGTACACCTATTATGCATCCGCTGCCAAGAAAGCAGGCTATGAGCAGATGTCCGCTTTATATCTGGAGACCGCGGACCAGGAAAAAGAGCATGCCAAGATGTGGTTCAAGGAACTGCACGGCATCGGCACTCCTGAGGAGAATCTGGCTGACGCGGCAGCAGGCGAGAATTACGAGTGGACCGATATGTATGCCCGTATGGCCCGCGAAGCACGGGAGGAAGGCTTCGAGGAACTGGCTGTTAAGTTTGAACTGGTTGCCAAGGTTGAGGCTGCACATGAGAGAAGATACAATAAGCTGTTAGAGAGCTTAAAGAACGACAAAACTTTTAAGGGCGATGCGCCTCTTGGCTGGAAGTGCAGAAACTGCGGATACGTCCACGAGGGACCGGAAGCTCCCGAAGTATGTCCCTGCTGTGCTCATCCGAAGGCTTATTTTGAGAGGAAAGTAGAGAACTATTAAAAGGTACAGTGGTGGGATGGTACGCCGACACTTGTAGGGAACTTCGCCCGTGACTCTTCATCCACCAAATATTTAAAAGCGCCCGCTGTCTTTTCCCACGCTAGGGAGAAAAGACAGACGGGCGCTTTTTTGTTGCAGTAAATTATTATTTCAAATTTAGGTTCACGTACAAGTTCCGCCAGGAACACCCGCGTGCCATCCACATCTTACCGGTTCTCAATCTCCATAATCATATTCACCCTGCGCTCATGCCTTCCGCCCTCAAACTCAGCGTCCAGCCACGCCTCTGTTATCATCTTGGCCAGCTCGCTGCCCACTACCCTGGCGCCAAAGGCAAGTACGTTGGAGTTGTTGTGCACCCTGGACAGCTTTGCGGTATAAGGCTCGCTGCACACGCAGGCTCGTATTCCCTTTACCTTGTTGGCTGCCAGAGAGATGCCCACGCCGGTGCCGCAGATGGCGATTCCCAGGTCAGCCTGGCCGTCGGCCACGGCCCGTCCTACCTTTTCGCCGTATATGGGGTAGTCGCAGCTCTCAGTGGAGTTGGTTCCCAGGTCAATGACCTCATAGCCCTTTCCTTCCACAAACTCCTTGATGATGTTTTTAAGCTCAATGGCTGTATGGTCGTTACCAATTGCAATCTTCATGATTCCTCTTCTCCTTTTATCTATTCCCTATATTATGTCTGGTCTTTTATACCCTGTCCTGCGCAAAGAATGCCTGCACCCGGTCCAGCCTGGATGTCATGGACAGAAGCAGCATATCGGCCGCCGTCAATGCGGCCATGGCTTCCACCACCACCACGGCCCTTGGCACGATGATGGGGTCATGGCGGCCCTTTATCTCCACCACGGTCTCCTCACCCTTTTGGTTCACGGTGCGCTGGGGCTGCCCAATGGAGGGCGTGGGCTTAAACGCTGCCCGCATCACGATATCGCTTCCATCGCTGATTCCTCCCAGTGTTCCCCCTGAGTGATTGGTCTGCTTTCCAATCCTGCCGTTAAAATACAGGCTGCCGTCCGCCGCCTTATGGGATATGCCGAATCCGTCATTATTCTCAGATCCCCGCGCCCTGGAGGCGGCAAAGCCATCTCCTATCTCAAATCCCTTGACCGCGCCGATGGACACCATGGCCTTAGCCAGGTTCGCATCCAGCTTCTCAAATACAGGTTCGCCTGCTCCGGCGGGCATACCGCGGATAATACATTCCACCACGCCCCCGCAGGAGTCCTTCCCGGCCATCAGCTCCTCCAGCCGGGTCTCTGCCCGGGCTGCCGCCTGGGCGTCCGGCATGT is a window of Enterocloster clostridioformis DNA encoding:
- the aroC gene encoding chorismate synthase, encoding MAGSTLGTILRVTTWGESHGEGIGVVVDGCPAGLPLEEGDIQSYLNRRKPGQSKFTTARQEGDQVEILSGVFGGRTTGTPIALEVRNTDQRSHDYSNIMDIYRPGHADYTFDQKYGFRDYRGGGRSSGRETIARVAAGAIACRLLESLGITVRAYTREVGGIGISRERFDLDEMWNNRLYMPDAQAAARAETRLEELMAGKDSCGGVVECIIRGMPAGAGEPVFEKLDANLAKAMVSIGAVKGFEIGDGFAASRARGSENNDGFGISHKAADGSLYFNGRIGKQTNHSGGTLGGISDGSDIVMRAAFKPTPSIGQPQRTVNQKGEETVVEIKGRHDPIIVPRAVVVVEAMAALTAADMLLLSMTSRLDRVQAFFAQDRV
- a CDS encoding MBOAT family O-acyltransferase — protein: MSFLSMKFLLFLAAAVAGYYVIPRQLQWVWLLIFSYIFYLASGPAAAVFILTTTVTTFLGGLCLEHTDRALKRALRPDDPLHPLSTDEKKALKERFKQRKKWIAALVLLINFGILAALKYRNFAADNMNLLFGTHFSPAKLLLPLGISFYTFQSMGYLIDVYRGKYAPDRNPFRFALFVSFFPQILQGPIGRYDRLASQLYGQKRFSLTRIERGLQLMLWGYFKKIVIADRAAVVVSEVFGNYQSYHGILVIAGVLCYSLQLYGDFSGGMDVVMGAAECFGISLDANFKRPYFARSISDFWHRWHITLGTWMKDYVFYPFSLSKGMNKLGKYCKKHFGKHVSRVLPVCIANLLVFFLVGVWHGPAWKFIVYGLYNGIIIAAGNLLAPIYTQMARKLHIPAESSPWTAVRILRTFLLVNISWYFDMAESLGAALAMMKNTVAGFTLSALTDGSLLRLGLDLKDCGALALSCVVLFTVSLLQENHVSMRDALAAKPLAARWCVYLMLLFSIPLLGQITMTGGGFIYAQF
- a CDS encoding acyl carrier protein, with protein sequence MDELLELLEDIKPTVDFRTCTGLIDDGYLDSFDILSIVSELNDAFGIEISPVDIIPENFNSAQALWDMVERLKDN
- the rbr gene encoding rubrerythrin; the protein is MASKYAGTKTEQNLKDAFSGESQARNKYTYYASAAKKAGYEQMSALYLETADQEKEHAKMWFKELHGIGTPEENLADAAAGENYEWTDMYARMAREAREEGFEELAVKFELVAKVEAAHERRYNKLLESLKNDKTFKGDAPLGWKCRNCGYVHEGPEAPEVCPCCAHPKAYFERKVENY
- a CDS encoding amino acid adenylation domain-containing protein, which gives rise to MIQNVLCFLEESAEAYPHKTAFADEHTSLTYRRLSDLSMRIGSVLGQKTGPRRPVPVLAEKNVFTLTAFMGIVRAGCFYVFLDAGQPAERLNRILDTLQADLMIADKESLSLAGPVSFSGEILPLEDLMSLPDDALNPGLLASIRRQSTDTDPLYGIFTSGSTGVPKGVVASHRSVIDFIGHFTDLFHITQDDIIGNQAPFDFDVSVKDIYSALKTGATLEVIPKKLFSIPTGLLDYLCDRKITTAIWAVSALCIITTLKGFTYRVPSHLNKILFSGEVMPVKHLNTWRSCLPKALFVNLYGPTEITCNCTYYVVDREFEPGTPIPIGRPFPNETVFLLDENNRLITEPGQNGELCVAGTALALGYYRDPRRTAMAFVQNPLNSCYPETIYRTGDLACYGRDGLLYFNGRKDFQIKHMGHRIELGEIEAALETVEGVDRAVCLFLEEKNKIAAFYEGTAVKRDIAIGLESLLPHYMFPNLYRNLTELPRTGNGKVDRQALRRLYG
- a CDS encoding NADH peroxidase — translated: MKKWVCTVCGYVYEGENAPEKCPQCGVPASKFKEQASEGMAWACEHEVGVAQGAPEDIMMDLRANFEGECSEVGMYLAMSRVAHREGYPEIGMYWAKAAFEEAEHAAKFAELLGEVVTSSTKKNLEMRVAAENGATAGKFDLAKRAKALNLDAIHDTVHEMAKDEARHGKAFEGLLNRYFG
- a CDS encoding alanine racemase; amino-acid sequence: MDNNILQEAARTYNTPCYIFDLDAFISRIRRMEQLLGKQVNIYYAMKANPFLTAAAARAAGGLEVCSPGEYDICRRARVPAQKIVLSGVNKEEAHIRWVMAEQGAGTYTAESLNQLSLLETCAAAAGRTGVRVLVRLTSGNQFGMDEEDILASIRNRGCYPHLDLAGLQYYSGTQKRGMEKIKKELEKLDSFLVFVREHMNFEFRELEYGPGFQIPYFEGQEQTDEETLLQEFKKILDSLNFKGIIFLEAGRFLAAPCGSYLTRVADAKRCQGQNYCIVDGGINHVNYYGQTMAMKVPAYRYLPQDNPARPPASQTSGDRWTVCGSLCTSGDILVKNLPLEGLMTGDLLVFDRIGAYSVTEGIYLFLSRQLPVVLTYTLKQGLSLVRDAFPTDILNDGFAMELYQAQIGFQGCGDNT
- the rpiB gene encoding ribose 5-phosphate isomerase B, producing the protein MKIAIGNDHTAIELKNIIKEFVEGKGYEVIDLGTNSTESCDYPIYGEKVGRAVADGQADLGIAICGTGVGISLAANKVKGIRACVCSEPYTAKLSRVHNNSNVLAFGARVVGSELAKMITEAWLDAEFEGGRHERRVNMIMEIENR